A genomic stretch from Serratia entomophila includes:
- a CDS encoding nucleoside/nucleotide kinase family protein: MSQQIRPSSDRSPVRVIAITGCDGSGKSTLAASLVNALSAQEPAELLYLGQSSGRIGEWIGALPIIGARFGRYLLAKSERVHQRPSTPPDNATALVIFLLSYWRVYKFRRMLAKSRRGALLITDRYPQAEVAGFRFDGPQLAKTVGGNRWIRWLRKREQHLYQWMASYQPLLLIRLDIDEQTAYSRKPDHPLDALREKIAVIPHLTFNGANILDLDGREPASKIFDESLRAVKISLTAPNA; the protein is encoded by the coding sequence GTGAGTCAGCAGATAAGACCCTCGTCTGATCGCTCACCCGTGCGCGTAATAGCGATAACGGGCTGTGACGGCTCGGGAAAATCCACTTTGGCCGCCAGCCTGGTCAACGCGTTATCGGCGCAAGAGCCTGCGGAACTGCTTTATCTCGGCCAGTCTTCAGGGCGCATCGGCGAATGGATCGGTGCGCTGCCGATTATTGGCGCGCGCTTCGGGCGTTATTTGCTGGCGAAGTCGGAACGCGTGCATCAGCGCCCTTCCACGCCCCCGGATAACGCCACGGCGCTGGTGATTTTTTTACTCTCATATTGGCGGGTTTATAAATTTCGCCGCATGCTGGCGAAAAGCCGCCGGGGCGCATTGCTGATTACCGATCGTTATCCGCAGGCGGAAGTGGCGGGCTTTCGTTTCGATGGCCCGCAGCTGGCGAAAACGGTCGGCGGCAATCGCTGGATCCGCTGGCTGAGAAAGCGCGAACAACACCTGTACCAATGGATGGCGTCTTATCAGCCGTTATTATTAATTCGGCTGGATATTGACGAACAAACGGCCTATTCACGCAAACCCGATCACCCGCTGGATGCGTTGCGTGAAAAAATTGCCGTCATCCCGCACCTGACTTTTAACGGCGCCAACATACTGGATTTAGACGGCCGCGAGCCGGCGAGTAAAATTTTCGATGAATCACTGCGTGCAGTGAAAATATCACTGACGGCACCCAACGCATAG
- a CDS encoding nucleoside/nucleotide kinase family protein, translating to MKKNKDSAEHTFCITGLIAVVGSDGTGKSTLTADLVKNLQRHRATERRYLGLISGEDGDKIKRLPFIGVWLERRLAAKSDKTQRMSNKPPALWAALIMYGFSLWRASNLRKVRRLAQSGVLVISDRYPQAEISGFYYDGPGIGVERAKGWLLGRLAARERRLYQQMAQYRPELIIRLDIDADTAFSRKPDHSYEELEDKISAMVRLQYNGSRIIELDARAPYDEVLSNALNAIAAVAIPAQRTRGAPANTTAPLEKEA from the coding sequence ATGAAAAAAAATAAAGACTCTGCCGAACATACCTTCTGCATCACCGGGCTTATCGCCGTCGTGGGCAGCGACGGCACCGGCAAATCTACCCTGACCGCCGATCTGGTTAAAAATCTGCAGCGGCATCGCGCCACGGAGCGGCGTTATTTAGGGCTGATCTCCGGCGAAGACGGCGACAAAATCAAGCGGTTGCCGTTCATCGGCGTCTGGCTGGAACGGCGCCTGGCGGCCAAATCCGATAAGACGCAGCGCATGAGCAATAAACCGCCGGCGCTGTGGGCGGCGCTGATCATGTACGGTTTTTCACTGTGGCGCGCCTCCAACCTGCGCAAAGTGCGGCGGCTGGCGCAGAGCGGCGTGCTGGTGATCAGCGATCGCTACCCGCAGGCGGAGATTTCGGGCTTTTACTACGACGGGCCCGGCATTGGCGTCGAACGCGCCAAAGGCTGGCTGCTGGGCCGCCTGGCGGCGCGCGAGCGCCGTTTGTACCAGCAAATGGCGCAATATCGCCCAGAACTGATCATTCGCCTGGATATCGACGCCGATACGGCCTTTTCACGCAAACCCGACCACAGTTACGAAGAGCTGGAAGACAAAATATCCGCCATGGTGCGCCTGCAATACAACGGCTCGCGAATTATCGAACTGGACGCCAGAGCCCCTTACGACGAAGTGCTGAGCAACGCGCTCAACGCCATCGCCGCCGTGGCGATCCCCGCACAGCGAACCCGCGGCGCCCCGGCGAATACGACGGCGCCGTTGGAGAAAGAAGCTTAG
- a CDS encoding lipopolysaccharide biosynthesis protein translates to MKRWFSDGAFRSILRNAAYLGSGSVASALLGLLALSCAGKGMSPEMFGVLVVIQAYTKAVSDFIKFQTWQFVVQFGTPALEHQNISRFRDVIAFSFGLDIASGAIAVLGGMLLLPLLSHALGLDNESFWLAILYCTLIPSMTSSTPTGVLRAFNRFDLIAVQQAIKPFLQAVGSVISYYFDLGFPGFIVTWYASNLIGGTLFWWFTARELRRRSIHGALRPRLFKTARRIEGAWNFVWTTNFAHTIWAARNSCTTVLVGVVLGPAAAGLFKIAMTFFDATGTPAKLLEKSFYPEIMRLDPRTAKPWLLGLRSALLAGGIGVAVAVLVLLVGKPLIAAVFGQQYLEAYDLIQIMLGAIVVSMMGFPQESLLFMAGKQRAFLIAQTIASASYIALLISMSYAFGVQGAAFAYLLGQCLDVLLSLIPTIGAYRNRYMLGLNVPKESNQ, encoded by the coding sequence ATGAAACGGTGGTTTTCCGATGGCGCTTTTCGCTCCATATTACGTAATGCCGCCTATTTAGGCTCCGGCAGCGTGGCCAGCGCGCTGCTCGGCTTGCTGGCGCTGTCCTGCGCCGGTAAAGGCATGTCGCCCGAAATGTTCGGCGTGCTGGTGGTGATTCAGGCCTATACCAAAGCGGTCAGCGATTTCATCAAATTCCAGACCTGGCAATTCGTCGTGCAATTCGGCACCCCGGCTTTGGAGCACCAAAACATCTCGCGCTTTCGCGACGTCATCGCCTTCTCCTTCGGCCTGGATATCGCCAGCGGCGCCATCGCCGTGCTGGGCGGCATGCTGCTGCTGCCGTTGTTGTCGCATGCCCTGGGGTTGGACAACGAAAGCTTCTGGCTCGCCATCCTTTACTGCACGCTGATCCCGTCGATGACGTCATCCACGCCGACCGGCGTGCTGCGCGCCTTTAACCGCTTCGATCTGATCGCCGTGCAGCAGGCGATCAAGCCCTTCCTGCAGGCGGTGGGCAGCGTCATCTCGTATTACTTCGATCTGGGCTTCCCGGGGTTCATCGTCACCTGGTACGCCTCTAACCTCATCGGCGGCACGCTGTTTTGGTGGTTCACCGCACGCGAACTGCGCCGCCGGAGCATCCACGGCGCGCTGAGGCCGCGCCTGTTCAAAACCGCGCGCCGCATCGAGGGCGCATGGAACTTCGTCTGGACCACCAACTTTGCGCACACCATTTGGGCCGCGCGCAACTCCTGCACCACCGTGCTGGTTGGCGTGGTGCTGGGGCCGGCGGCCGCCGGGCTGTTCAAGATCGCCATGACCTTCTTCGACGCGACGGGCACCCCGGCCAAGCTGCTGGAAAAAAGCTTCTACCCGGAGATCATGCGCCTGGATCCGCGCACCGCCAAGCCGTGGCTGCTGGGCCTGCGCTCCGCGCTGCTGGCCGGCGGCATCGGCGTCGCCGTCGCGGTGTTGGTGCTGCTGGTCGGCAAACCGCTCATTGCCGCGGTGTTCGGCCAGCAATACCTGGAGGCCTATGACCTCATTCAGATCATGCTGGGGGCGATCGTCGTTTCCATGATGGGCTTCCCGCAGGAGTCCTTGCTGTTCATGGCGGGCAAGCAGCGCGCGTTCCTCATCGCACAGACGATTGCCTCGGCGTCCTACATTGCGCTGTTGATATCGATGTCGTACGCCTTCGGCGTGCAGGGTGCCGCCTTCGCTTATTTATTGGGCCAATGTTTAGACGTGCTGTTATCCCTGATACCGACGATCGGCGCCTACCGCAATCGCTATATGTTGGGGCTGAATGTGCCCAAAGAGAGTAATCAATGA
- a CDS encoding YtfJ family protein yields MSLRRWLIIPLLLSPLLASAHNFMPGKPVAPVAIADRGELLLLLHNGDFSYRPWNSAELAGKVRVIQYIAGRTSAKKKNSLLIAAVKEAALPNDRFQPTTIVNTDDAIPGSGFFVRGKIEKNKRHYPWAQFIVDSDGLGRRAWRLPEESSSIVVLDQAGRVQWAKDGALTPQEVDQVIALLRALIDRDKPESHAAGSR; encoded by the coding sequence ATGAGCTTACGCCGATGGCTGATAATACCGCTGCTGCTGTCGCCGCTGCTGGCGTCAGCGCATAATTTCATGCCCGGCAAGCCGGTTGCGCCGGTCGCCATCGCCGATCGCGGCGAGCTGCTGCTGCTGCTGCACAATGGCGATTTCAGCTACCGGCCGTGGAACAGCGCAGAGCTGGCGGGCAAGGTGCGCGTGATCCAGTACATCGCCGGGCGCACCTCCGCCAAGAAGAAGAACTCGCTGCTGATCGCCGCCGTCAAGGAGGCCGCTCTGCCGAACGATCGCTTTCAGCCCACCACCATCGTCAACACCGACGATGCGATACCGGGATCCGGCTTTTTCGTGCGCGGCAAAATAGAGAAAAACAAGCGGCACTACCCCTGGGCGCAGTTCATCGTCGACAGCGACGGGCTGGGGCGCAGGGCCTGGCGACTGCCGGAGGAGAGCTCCAGCATCGTGGTGTTGGACCAGGCCGGGCGCGTGCAGTGGGCGAAGGACGGCGCACTCACCCCGCAGGAAGTTGACCAGGTGATCGCCCTGCTGCGCGCGCTGATCGACCGGGATAAGCCAGAATCGCACGCCGCCGGGAGCCGATGA
- the lptF gene encoding LPS export ABC transporter permease LptF, with product MYLIERYIMVEIRRLVVTIAGFLLFMFASYSAQRYLTDAANGTLALRVVADVVFYKSLIALEMILPVALYVSVAVALSQLYSDAEITAMQAAGASPLRLYKAVLLLAVPLAIGVTLLSLYGRPWAYANIYQLQQQSQSVLDVSHLQADKFNLSGNGRMILAGHIDKTANHLTDALIYVRTASHTNLYRAQSVEVLDASAASPAVRLKAGTAYVLDRQGADDNGQNYDNFDIALRPFTPSAESRHKSASPAALSRSADPADAAELQWRESRGLTTVLMVLLAIPFSRTKPRQGRYAALLPLTILFTVIFYGGNICRTLVANGSLPAIPGVWLVPIAMTIGLALLLARDLSLLRKTSR from the coding sequence ATGTATTTGATTGAACGCTACATCATGGTTGAGATCCGCCGCCTGGTGGTGACGATCGCCGGGTTTCTCCTCTTTATGTTCGCCAGCTACTCCGCCCAGCGCTACCTCACCGACGCCGCCAACGGCACGCTGGCGCTGCGGGTGGTCGCCGACGTGGTTTTCTATAAATCGCTGATTGCGCTGGAGATGATATTGCCCGTCGCGCTGTACGTCTCGGTGGCGGTCGCGCTGAGCCAGCTGTATAGCGATGCGGAGATCACCGCCATGCAGGCCGCCGGCGCCAGCCCGCTGCGGCTGTACAAGGCGGTGCTGCTGCTCGCCGTTCCGCTGGCGATAGGCGTTACGCTGCTTTCCCTGTATGGCAGGCCCTGGGCGTACGCCAATATTTATCAGCTGCAGCAGCAGTCGCAGTCGGTGCTGGACGTGAGCCACCTGCAGGCCGACAAATTTAACCTGAGCGGCAACGGCCGCATGATCCTCGCCGGCCACATCGACAAAACGGCCAATCACCTGACGGACGCCCTGATTTATGTCCGCACCGCCAGCCACACCAATCTGTACCGCGCGCAGTCGGTTGAGGTGCTCGACGCCTCCGCCGCCAGCCCCGCCGTGCGGCTGAAGGCCGGCACCGCCTATGTGCTGGATCGCCAGGGCGCCGACGACAACGGGCAGAATTACGACAACTTTGACATCGCGCTGAGGCCGTTCACGCCCAGCGCCGAGTCCCGGCACAAATCGGCCTCGCCGGCGGCGCTTTCGCGCTCCGCCGATCCGGCCGACGCGGCGGAACTGCAGTGGCGCGAGAGCCGTGGGCTGACCACCGTGCTGATGGTGCTGCTGGCGATCCCCTTCAGCCGCACCAAACCGCGGCAGGGGCGCTATGCCGCGCTGCTGCCCCTCACGATTCTGTTTACCGTGATTTTCTATGGCGGCAACATTTGCCGCACGTTGGTGGCGAACGGCTCTCTGCCCGCGATCCCCGGCGTGTGGCTGGTGCCGATAGCGATGACGATCGGCCTCGCCCTGCTGCTCGCGCGCGATTTATCCCTGCTGCGGAAAACCTCCCGATGA
- the lptG gene encoding LPS export ABC transporter permease LptG → MTIFSRYLMRNLFMGFAAAAGLLIPLFTTFTLINELEDVTPGGYRWQQALLVTLMTLPRSLVDLGPFIALLGGIVGLGQLAKSLELTAIRAAGMSIFRIALVMLAAGLLMNLSLGAIDEWAASPLQQRALQMKNNALAQSNDNDVAVNPLWARRGNEFVTVKTVDEHDQPHDIEIFRYRADRSLESYLYAESAGTGADGNWLLHHVMQKSWQGRKETIQRRDSLPWRSLFAVPSLKELTLPAGSFSLRQLERYIAYLQGSGQPSTEYRLALWKKLGQPLLVLAMILLAVPFTFTAPRAPGLGSRLALGVIVGLLTYIAYQIVLNLGLLFSLNAPFTALAPPLLILALALALVYRFDRRG, encoded by the coding sequence ATGACTATTTTTAGCCGTTACCTGATGCGTAACCTGTTCATGGGCTTTGCCGCCGCGGCGGGGTTGCTCATCCCGCTGTTCACCACCTTTACGCTGATCAACGAGCTGGAGGACGTGACCCCGGGCGGCTACCGCTGGCAGCAGGCGCTGCTGGTCACTCTGATGACCCTGCCGCGCAGCCTGGTCGATCTGGGGCCGTTTATCGCGCTGCTCGGCGGCATCGTCGGGCTGGGGCAGCTTGCCAAAAGCCTGGAGCTGACGGCGATCCGCGCCGCCGGCATGTCGATATTTCGCATCGCGCTGGTGATGCTCGCCGCCGGGCTGCTGATGAACCTCTCGCTCGGCGCCATCGACGAATGGGCCGCTTCGCCGCTGCAGCAACGCGCGCTGCAGATGAAGAACAACGCCCTGGCGCAATCGAACGATAACGACGTCGCCGTCAACCCGCTGTGGGCGCGGCGCGGCAACGAGTTTGTGACGGTAAAGACCGTTGATGAGCACGACCAACCCCACGACATCGAAATCTTTCGCTACCGGGCCGACCGCTCACTGGAGTCTTACCTCTACGCGGAAAGCGCCGGCACCGGCGCCGACGGCAACTGGCTGCTGCACCACGTGATGCAGAAAAGCTGGCAGGGCAGAAAAGAGACGATTCAACGACGAGACAGCCTGCCCTGGCGCTCGCTGTTCGCCGTGCCGAGCCTGAAAGAGCTGACCCTGCCGGCGGGCAGCTTCTCGCTCCGGCAGCTGGAGCGCTATATCGCTTACCTGCAAGGCTCGGGGCAGCCCAGCACCGAATACCGCCTGGCGCTGTGGAAAAAGCTCGGGCAGCCGCTGCTGGTGCTGGCGATGATTTTATTGGCCGTTCCCTTTACCTTCACCGCCCCGCGCGCGCCCGGCCTGGGCAGCCGGTTGGCGCTTGGCGTCATCGTCGGGCTGCTGACCTACATCGCTTATCAGATCGTCCTCAACCTGGGGTTGCTGTTCTCCCTTAACGCGCCCTTCACCGCCCTCGCCCCGCCGCTGCTGATCCTGGCGCTGGCGTTGGCGCTGGTTTATCGGTTTGATCGGCGGGGTTAA
- a CDS encoding phospholipase has translation MFSNLKLLYIADDIISPDEFPRIVSPSSACHGLSYMPDSDILTLFSGFGGGERIRREAGVTQNGISSNLRAKVQSDLMRGVVVAVETRPGVLATMGPFYADIDGYLIPHGRQEPNYPLDKIVSRYEEAVKSYGGRRARPSVFPAQVTRAKPAIGPDNPAQGGRVSQQVVSGPLTKAQRWQERKYLIGRGQRSIYPDARIASERLAANNVAVEKAKLAENIYKTTNPLKDTPGVPEGWKDISNDNAALSKIGLNRNMLLDRDESPDFLARVYQPDNSIFGKEMNPTVVFRGSRAPEFPEGLGSAAKKALKGDLSGIKNVNDWINNGAQGMGANSEYYKKAINIGESISKNPSIDISGHSLGGGMASAASMTSGKPAWTFNAAGLNSGTIRKYGGKALGSAKNIQAYRVEGELLTTLQEVNNESDYELIKNALPDPLQKPWGVALPFTLKEWSSLAVPGAVGIPHTLAGGTGTLLDKHGIDQTIKLIENQKDDDIATIRGRI, from the coding sequence ATGTTTTCCAATTTGAAACTGCTGTATATCGCCGATGATATTATTTCACCTGATGAATTCCCCCGTATAGTCAGCCCTTCCAGCGCATGTCACGGACTGTCATACATGCCGGACAGTGACATTCTGACACTTTTTTCTGGTTTTGGCGGTGGCGAACGGATCCGCCGTGAAGCCGGCGTTACGCAAAACGGGATAAGTTCCAACCTGCGCGCAAAGGTGCAGAGCGACCTGATGAGAGGCGTTGTCGTAGCGGTTGAAACCCGGCCCGGCGTGTTGGCGACGATGGGGCCATTTTACGCCGACATCGACGGTTATCTGATACCGCACGGGCGGCAAGAGCCTAACTATCCGCTGGACAAGATAGTGAGTCGGTACGAGGAGGCCGTAAAGTCTTATGGTGGCCGCCGGGCGCGCCCATCAGTCTTTCCCGCACAAGTCACTCGGGCAAAACCGGCTATAGGCCCAGATAACCCGGCGCAAGGTGGAAGAGTTTCACAGCAGGTCGTGTCTGGGCCCTTGACCAAAGCGCAACGCTGGCAGGAGCGAAAATACCTCATTGGCCGCGGGCAACGGAGTATCTACCCGGACGCCCGAATCGCCTCGGAACGCCTGGCGGCAAACAATGTCGCCGTCGAGAAGGCAAAGCTGGCTGAGAATATCTACAAGACTACGAATCCGCTAAAGGATACCCCTGGCGTTCCTGAGGGCTGGAAAGATATCAGTAACGATAATGCTGCCCTGAGTAAAATTGGGCTAAACAGAAATATGCTCTTAGACAGAGATGAATCACCGGATTTTTTGGCAAGGGTATATCAACCTGATAACAGTATTTTTGGTAAAGAGATGAACCCAACTGTCGTGTTCAGAGGATCAAGAGCGCCAGAATTCCCAGAGGGACTCGGCAGTGCCGCCAAAAAAGCCCTTAAGGGCGATTTATCAGGAATTAAAAATGTGAATGACTGGATAAATAATGGTGCTCAGGGGATGGGGGCGAACTCTGAGTATTATAAAAAGGCCATCAATATTGGCGAAAGCATATCAAAAAACCCCAGCATTGATATTTCTGGTCATTCATTAGGTGGCGGAATGGCCTCCGCCGCATCAATGACCAGTGGAAAACCCGCCTGGACGTTTAATGCAGCCGGACTCAACAGCGGAACAATTAGAAAATACGGGGGTAAGGCTCTTGGTTCAGCCAAGAACATACAGGCCTATCGAGTTGAAGGAGAACTGTTAACCACGTTACAGGAGGTTAATAACGAAAGTGATTATGAGCTTATAAAAAATGCCCTGCCCGATCCTTTGCAAAAACCCTGGGGCGTAGCATTGCCTTTCACCTTGAAAGAGTGGTCATCACTTGCGGTTCCTGGTGCCGTTGGCATACCGCACACTCTTGCCGGAGGGACAGGAACCTTGCTCGATAAACACGGTATAGACCAGACAATAAAGTTGATTGAAAACCAGAAAGACGATGATATCGCCACTATCAGGGGGAGAATATGA
- a CDS encoding ankyrin repeat domain-containing protein: MSKLIMAMALLVTVFMMQGCKKNMEYEPQDFFEGRQLDIAQLIYDGDEVKLKEKLPSISKQELNRPVKADMTLLFWSVLNAIYDKNTPERLSMITDLVKAGADPLQPRPEGGSSPAEFVMKADKGIWIKAMLDGGLPPNAKDKVFNEPIIFEALDAKNPETLKVMLDYGADINTRDSLGNTLLISSLDSHSFDHTILLLERGADSKIKGKFGWTMGNQLQRFIDRGVGDAEDKEKINKIKELLIKNGGDWPPLPVEN, translated from the coding sequence ATGAGCAAATTGATAATGGCAATGGCGTTACTGGTTACTGTTTTCATGATGCAAGGATGCAAAAAAAACATGGAATATGAACCACAGGATTTTTTTGAAGGCCGTCAACTGGACATCGCACAGCTGATTTATGATGGCGACGAAGTGAAACTGAAAGAAAAGCTTCCTTCAATAAGTAAGCAAGAACTGAATCGGCCGGTGAAAGCAGACATGACCCTGCTGTTTTGGTCGGTGCTAAACGCAATCTATGATAAAAACACGCCGGAAAGGCTGAGCATGATAACCGACCTGGTTAAAGCGGGCGCAGACCCGTTGCAACCCAGACCGGAGGGCGGGAGCAGCCCGGCGGAATTCGTCATGAAAGCCGACAAGGGGATTTGGATCAAGGCCATGCTCGACGGCGGTTTGCCGCCAAACGCAAAAGATAAGGTATTCAATGAACCCATCATATTCGAAGCGTTAGATGCGAAAAATCCTGAAACATTAAAGGTGATGCTGGATTATGGTGCGGATATAAACACAAGGGACTCATTGGGAAATACCTTGTTAATAAGCTCTCTGGATTCTCATTCATTTGATCATACAATTCTTTTGTTAGAGAGAGGCGCGGATAGTAAAATCAAAGGGAAGTTTGGTTGGACTATGGGCAATCAGCTTCAGCGCTTTATAGATAGAGGTGTAGGAGATGCCGAGGATAAAGAGAAAATTAACAAGATAAAAGAGTTGCTAATTAAAAATGGTGGAGACTGGCCTCCTCTGCCTGTAGAAAATTGA